In Mycolicibacterium nivoides, the DNA window ATGAATCTGACGCGCGGCCGTCGTCCACTTTGCCCATTGGTCATCCGGCGAGGAGGGGTAACCCCCATAGTCGATCTCTGGTACGTCGACATGTGGGATTGCTTCAGGAGTTACTGGTTCAATCGATGGCTGTTTGCCCGAGGACCCGTCGACCTGAGTCCCCAACGCTTGGGCGCTCAGCTCGTCCATTTTGGTGTAGGCGGCGGCCGCGGATTTCATGGACAGAGCAAGCCGTCTTTGCTCAGCATCTCCAGCCCGAAGTGCTGTGGCCACTACATTGGCACTATTCTTGAGCTGGTTGAGTGCTTCAGCACTCTCTGGCAGTCCGTCCGGAGCCTTCAGTCCGCAATCCGGTCCAAGTGTTTTTTCCGGCCCGTCGGGGCGACCTTCCGATAGTTTCGCTGCGACTGCATCCAGTTCCTCCGCAATGACCTTAAATCTACCCATTGCAAATCATCCTCTCTAAGCCCCGCGGCTCAGCCGTGCGACTGGTGACGCCCATGTCAATGCCGTACCCGTTGTGTGAATGGCTAGCTTCACTCCATCGTGCCCCGAATGTCAGAAAACAACCTGCGACATAGCTCAAACGCACACACCGAATCGGTGATCGCTGAATTGTTTTTGGCCCGACCCAATTCACCGTTGCTACTTGCCGAATCACTCTTATCGCCGACACTGCCTACCCGCCAATACCGTCCGCGGTCAACTGGCCAACGTGTTGCCAATAAATAAAATCTTCGACGGCTCTGCGTTGATCTTCCATCGCCGCAGCTGTATGCGCGTCGTAGAGGGCCCGCTCCTGTGCATGGACAGCGAAGGCGGAGAACCCGTTCAGATGCGCCTTGACCCGGCTGGCGGATCTGCTTATCACCGGAGCCCACACGTCCTCCCACAACTGCGTGCGCTGGTCCTCATCAGGCGGAGTCGCTACTACCGGCGCCGGCGGCAGTACTTTCACTAGATCACCGTCAGCGATCTGCCCCAGCCGAGCGGCTATCTGCGGAGCAATCACCTGCAGGCGGTCTCGACCAGCCATCTTGCCGCTAGCCGGAATATCCTGCGGGGTCAACAGTTCTCGGTGCACACCGGAATCGCTGCTGAACTGGTTCTCGAATCCAACCAGCGCTCGCAGTTTCATGTCGTGGTGTTGCGCCCAACCCTGCAGCGCCACAGCTGGATAGGTAGCCCAACTGGCACGATCACTGGGCGGGATCGACTCGTCAGCGCTGACCATCACCACAGACTCCGGCAGACGCACCTGCTCCGGCATAAAGGCCATCCCATAGTTATTGGCCACTGCAATCCGCCCCTCCTGGGTGACGGCCGTGATCCAGTGGAAGAAAAGGTCCTCCTTGTTGACCATGTCAGGTGCGTTAAGTGCCGCTGCGATCCTGCGCGCCATCTCCAACGGATCCGAACCCGACCGCTTCGCCGCATTCAGCGCGGCATCACGCTCGGCCCGAGCTGCGGACACCGGAATCGGCGCGACCTGAGCACCACCGGCGATACTTGCAGGCGGGGCGGACGCAGGCGGCGGGGCGGCGGGCGGCGCGACCGGTGCAGCAGGAGGCGCAGTCGGCGGCGGACCCAGCGGCATACCGCCCATGCCCATACCGCCCATTGGGCCGCCCGAACCCGGAGCCTGCACCGGAGCAGTCGGTGCTTGTGCACCTGTTTGCGCCACCGGCGCAGGCGTCGTACTGGCCGGCGCCATTGCATCGCTGGCCGGAACCACAGGCGATGGCGCCAACGGTGGGGGCGCGCCGCCAGAGGACGCCGCATGCACAGGCGTTCCCGCTGAATCAGCGAACGCCTTCGAGAACTCCTGCAACGGATTAGTCGGCGCACCACCGACCGGAGCTTGGCCTGCCGCCTTTGACGGATCTATCCCGGCGCTGGCCGCAGCAGAAGCCGCACTGCTCAGCGGGCTGCTCGCGGCACTACCGCCACCACCAGCCCCTCCAAGGCTCGGCGCGGTCGGCGCCGCAGGTGCGGATGGCGCAGGCGGAGCAGTCGGAGCTGTAGGCAGTTTCGCACCGGCAGTCGGCTGGGTGAAACTTGGCAGCCCAGTCGCGGGAGCGTCCTGGTCAGGCCGCGCCTGAGAGGCTGGACCCTCCTTCGCCGAAACCGGCACCACACCCTCAGCACCCGCAGGACCGTCCTGCCCAGGCCGCGCCTGAGAAGCCGGACCCTCCTTCGCCGAAACCGGCACCACACCCTCAGCACCCGCAGGACCGTCCTGCCCAGGCCGCGCCTGAGAAGCCGGACCCTCCTTCGCCGAAACCGGCACCAGACCCTCAGCACCCGCAGGTTTCTCATCGCCGCCTTGCGGGGCACCCTGCTTCTGGCCAGTTAGCAGGGACGCAGGTGCCTGCCCGTTTGAATCGGAAGTGCCTCCATTTGAATCGGAATTCCCCCCACCTGACGGCGCCGATCCAGCCGTACCAGTCCCATTGTCGAGTGGCGCCGCGGCATGGCTTTCAGACGGGGCGGTTCCAGCCGTTTCGTCCTTTCCGGGAAGATTGTCGGCTAGGTTGTCGAGAAATTGCTGATTCGCGGCATACGCCTGCTCGGCTATCTTTTGCGCTGCGTCCTCGGCCTCTTGAGCGTCCGTTCCGTCCTGTTGCGCCTTATCCAACAGCTTGGTGATTTGCTCGAACTGTTGGTCGACATAGTCGGCGATCGCCTTTTTGGCCATCCTAGTAGTCACCCAAGCGCTACCGCACCATTCAATAGCGTCAGCGAGTTGCTTTTCGATCTCTTCCATTGCCTTGCTGTGCTGCTCGGCCTTCGCAGCTGCGGCCGAAGCGCTGCCTCCGACCCACACGAGCAGCCCATTGAAAATGCCGGCGCTCACCCGATCCCAGTTTGCTCGGGCTTGGGTTACGGCCGATTTAACATGGCTCAGCATTTCTTTGCGTTGATCAAATACTGACTCGTCGAACTCTGGCCACGCGCCCGGACCCACCATATAATCTTTATACGGCCCACTCGGCTTCGCAATGCTGCCCCCGAGGACCGAGAAAATGTCTGATATATCGTCGATTAACACTGGCCCAACGTGCGTCGGGCCAGCGACCGCACTCATGACGCAGCCTTGCACGCCCAATAGATCCCATTAGACAGAGTGTTTGATGTCAGCGACATATAAACGGAATTTGGCGTATAAGTAGGAATACCTTGGACATACGCGCGCATGTACTGCGCCGCGAAAATTGCGAAGTCCTCCCAGATCGGGTTGCCGCTGTCTCGGCCCACATGTTCCATATCGTCGGCATACCTCGACAGCACTGGTGCTACCGCATCCATGACCGCCTTGTGCTCCGGAGTCCATTCCGCCGCCTTGACGTTGGCGTCGAGATCGCCCCATGCAATGCTGTCCTTATCTTTATCGAACCACTCGACTAGGTCGATCCAGTCGCTACACCCTGCGGTGCTGTTATTCAAAAACCGTTCCGGGATCTGCTCGCCATCCTCATTTGGTGCCTGCCGGACTGACGGAGGCGAGGGAGCGGCGATCAAAGGAGCGGTTTGCTGGGCAGCGCGAAAATAGATAGCGTCACACACCCTGTTCAGCGCGCCAAACATTTTGTTCGAGGCGGCAACAATCTGATTATCAGTCGAAGAATAGGTTGGAATCGCGTCAACCACAGCCTGGGCGTACGCGTTGACCTGACCATAAAGTTCACGCATAACCCGATGTGGGGTTTGCTTGGCGAGGTTCGCAACACTCGGGATTACGTCCGTGAGCGCTGCACTTTCTTTCTCGAATGCTGCCCGTTGCTCAGGCGTCCACTCTGCCGCAGGCACCGAGTAGTCCAGCTCGTTCCATTTCACAGCATCAGAAACCGCAGTCAGTTCGTTCGAAACCTTACGCCATGCATCGCATGTGGGATCTTCGGTGATGATGTTGGCCGGGCCCGTGTCTTTTGCGCTGGCGAACTCCGAAGCAGTGTTGGACGTATCACCGCTAGTGCCGCTCGAATCGGGGCGCAGCACAAGCACCGTGCCGACGATGCTGACCGCGATGATCGCGACAAGAGCGAGACCTACCAGGATCCACTTGCCCTTACCGCCCTTGTTCGGGGGCGGGGCACCCCAGTTCGGCTGCTGAACCCACGGTGCGCCTGGCTGCCCGTATTGCGGTTGAGGACCCGGACCTTGCGGTGGTGGCCCACCCCACTGCGGTCCACCACCGGTGGGTTGTGAACCGTAGGGACCCTGGGGAGGAGGAAGCGTCATCACCACACCTTCACATCAAAAGAACTGTTGGTCACTACAACACTGAAGGATCAACCGGCGGCCGGCGCGTTGGCTGGGCCGGCGCAGCCTCTACCTTCGGCCCACCGGGGGCTGCCTCCGCCGAAGGCCCAGCCGCCGGAGCACGCTGCGTATCAGCGTCGGGGGCCGCAGCACCTTCACGCTGCTCACCTTCGTCTTTCTGCTCATTTCGGTCGTCGCGGTTCTGACGGTCATCGCCATCAGTCGCACCCTCTTGCTTCGCTGCAGACCCTGGCCCGCCTGGACTTCCTGCACCGGCGCCATCCGGCCCCGCACCGCCTTGCCCAAGCCCGCCACCCATCTGGCCAAGCTGCTGCACACTCTGCATGATCGTCTGCGGAATCTGACCCAACTGTTGAGCCATCTGCATCGGCACCTGGCCCAGTTGTTGGGCCATTTGCATTGGCATCTGCATGAGCTGACCGAACTGCCCCATCGCGTCCATGGCCCCACCGCCGCTATCCGACGAACCGAATTTCGAATCGAACTCCGCCAACCGGGCATTCACATCAGAGTGGGCCTGCTGGTCGGTCTTCTCATACCGATCGGCGGCCGTGCCAATATTGGTTGCGGTCGTGCGCGCATCGCTTCTGGTCGTCGGCATCGTGTCGTGCAGCGACGACTCCACCTCATTGGTGCGGTTAGTCAACGCCTGCGCCAACCGATCTGTACCCAACGAAGGAAACGCACTCGGCGGATCCGGGAGCGCATCGGCCGCATCTCTAAAGCCGAGGGCACCCGCCCTCAGCTCTGCAATATTGACCCGCAACTCACCAGTCACCACACACCCCCATGAACTAGACGCGAGGAGACCCAACGCCCGAGCCGACCAGCAGCGTCG includes these proteins:
- a CDS encoding type VII secretion target, whose translation is MTGELRVNIAELRAGALGFRDAADALPDPPSAFPSLGTDRLAQALTNRTNEVESSLHDTMPTTRSDARTTATNIGTAADRYEKTDQQAHSDVNARLAEFDSKFGSSDSGGGAMDAMGQFGQLMQMPMQMAQQLGQVPMQMAQQLGQIPQTIMQSVQQLGQMGGGLGQGGAGPDGAGAGSPGGPGSAAKQEGATDGDDRQNRDDRNEQKDEGEQREGAAAPDADTQRAPAAGPSAEAAPGGPKVEAAPAQPTRRPPVDPSVL